A region of Nitrospinota bacterium DNA encodes the following proteins:
- a CDS encoding cupin domain-containing protein, producing the protein MNVVKVRDLVAFSPEKLKKVPLFDTDNFFCDVYCLEPGQSQKVHSHEGSDKVYYILEGKGKVTIGTEEREMTADEITLAPSGLDHGVVNHTNEKLVMLVFMAPKP; encoded by the coding sequence ATGAACGTTGTTAAAGTTAGAGATCTGGTGGCTTTCAGCCCCGAAAAATTGAAAAAAGTCCCCCTTTTTGATACGGACAATTTCTTTTGTGATGTATATTGTTTAGAACCGGGTCAGTCCCAGAAGGTCCACTCTCATGAGGGGTCGGACAAGGTGTATTACATTCTGGAGGGCAAGGGAAAGGTGACCATCGGTACTGAAGAACGTGAAATGACAGCCGATGAAATCACCCTGGCCCCCAGCGGACTGGACCACGGTGTGGTCAACCATACGAACGAAAAATTGGTGATGCTGGTTTTTATGGCTCCCAAGCCTTGA